The segment tatatatatatatatatatatatatatatatatatatatatatatatatatatatatatatatatatatatatatatatcaaataataaaaaaattgaattaaattaactataatttattcattataattcattaatttaattaacaataattaattattttttatttaaatattgaaattttctattaaaaaatagaaaatatagaaaaataaataaagattttattaatttattataaaatttatttccaattttaataTAGATGGTACAtcattaaattacaatttgaaatattattttttaaaatataaaatgtaataTTTATCTTGACATGATTTAACCTATTAATATAGTCATTTAATctatataaacattttaaaataaaatatatattcaaatacaACTATAAAATAGAGATgaacattaattttcttttaaaattaaattaaatattttaaattaaatttaaatataaaaaatatcctGTTAGCTAACCCTTCATATGTCTTGCACGTGCAACAagcctaataataataaatacatgaaaaaataaaatataattaatttaaaacaacCTATTCATAGTGTGGAGCAAAGCTTCTTTCTAACTAAGAGTCTATGACAATGATTATAAGAAATACTTATAATCTTTccaacatttaaaatttttatcattcaagattataaatttttttaaaaaatcaatatcaaaatcACTCTAATCCGTTGAAGTCACGTCATTTGACCAATTAggagggttttctttttttttttacataaaaatgtCATGAAgttgaaagttgaaacaaaTTTTGCAAGTTTCATGGAATCTGTGCCTTACTTATCAACTTTTGGCCCTAGAGCACAATTGTCCCATGACGTACACCTACAAGTAATCGACCTTCATATAGATTCTGGACCATAGGGCTTTTTGAGAGCATCTCAACATGTGAGATGTGAGCCACACTTCATTGTCAAATCATCGTTGTGTCTTTTCTACATAATACAAGGCCTTTCTTTTTTGCTCTGAAGTCTGGCCCCAAAAGTTGAATTCAATCTTACTCAATTGGACTGGACCACACGGCAGCAGCCCGCGTTGCACTACATAATGATGCCATGTGTCTCCCCACACGGTTTTCGCTCTCCTTAGCTCTTAAGATTTCAACCCATGAAATAATCACAATTTTGGACCCTTATATAGGTGTGTTCCTACGATCCTATCTTTCTTCACAGTGTATTAATTTCATTGCAAGTCAGTTCTACTACAGCAATGGAATCAACCTCCCTCTCTTCTCCTACCCTCGGCACCTTGCCTTTTCCTCCTGTGCGGTCTTGCCGGAAAAAACATGTGCGGAAGGTCGTTGCGGCGAGTAACGGAACAAGTGGACGAGATTATGGAGGCAAGCTGGTGGATGAAAACATGATTGTGCTGAGAATGCGTATTCGGGAAATGAAGATGTTGGAGACGAGTGAATCACCCCCATCGGATTGGATGGAGTGGGAGAAGCGATATTATGAACGTTACAATGGAGATGTATGCGAAGCGGTGGGGTTGCTGCAATCTTACTTGATGAATATTAGGCCCAGTTTGGCTTTAGGGTTTTTGGCACTCATCACATTAAGTGTGCCAATATCCACTGCAGTGGTCATTCTTCATGCCATAGAGATGGCTAGGGGAATTCTATCTGGGGTTCATCTAAGCTGATTGGCTCTTCCCAAGCTgatcaaatattaaaatcagCACTTTTTGATTACATATAGATCAAAAACTTATTTCTCAACTGCTGGCCAATTGGTAAAACCAAGTACATGGAGTTCCTTCTCGATCTTGTCATTTTTTATCTGGCTCCGTTATCTTTCTGTTGTATTAAGCATAACACCCATCCTACTTACACTTTCGCCATGTATAACATAAACTAATCATCATCATGCGCACTAACCTGTATTTGATGTTCCTTTTTGGCCAAAGAAGAGtcctatttttctttccatctttttttttttaattcatgtttTGAAAGATTTTGCTCCACCCTAAGAAAGCTTTGCTCAATCAGGAATGTAAATTGCAGAGAAAATATCAAATCTGAAATCTCCCGAGAAATCGAGTTCTGATATCATATTGAAttatcaattttcctaaaagtttaagttaGTAGTATTTCAACTCGATATACATATCATGCTTCTTAACAATagcaataataagaaaaaagtgAGGAAGAGGAATTTACTATAGAGTTCAATAAAGATGCCATATgagaataaaatagttaaaagaaacaaaagaaaagaaagcagAAAGAAGACAGAGATGAGGGGAGGGATATTCTTTGCCCCCTTTTTTTCTCTATGTGGCAATATAAGTCTTGCTCTGGCCCAGTTTCAATCATCTGTGAAGAAACCGTAAAGGTTGATTAAATCAATAGGATTCATACTAGGTGCTAATATTATtctgaaaaggaaaaggaaacgTCCGTACACGttacaataatttcattattattttatatattagttGGCGTTAAGCCATAGAATGGAGACGATGAAACAAAAATCCTGGGCCCAACAAAGCTCCAGCACTGCTCAAGTCTTGATTTTTGACCCTACCAATTACCAAAAGTAAGAGTCCAAAATTATCAAGAATTCTGACGATAGCATCACCACATATAGtagaaataatattaattaatgatCATAATCATCATTCAAGCATGGTAGCCAGCCATGGAATTAGCCCCACCTCTCCTAacccaaatataattttaatatttttgtaagcTTGATCTTGTAGAACTCAAATTGGGTTTGTTTCCGGTTTGGATTGCCAGCCATCCAATCCGATTTTAGGTATTCAGTCATGTTCTCAACTCAATTGAACTAAACCTAACCTTTAAAGTAGGAATGTTAGGTGATATTAATGCTAAGtaggtatttgataaattaatttaataacttaaaatgatttaattatttaatttaaatcattaaataaattaaatatgtttgataacatAGTTTAATGATATGTGTTGAAGTcgtaaagtaataaataaaaataattaacttattcttaaatttacatctttattttatatttttatcattatttaccTTAATTACTTTTATGATCTTCTTTGTTACTTCACGGTCTCCACTACTACTTGACATCTTtgctctaattataatttatgatgataaatatatcaatttgataatttataataagtttaaagttaattttatcaaacaaccttaatttttaaagtaagaattaagtaataaattttaaatcaatatttttacttataGTTTAACTTAAAGTGTTTAActtaatcattaaataataaatattgagttttatcaaatacctctAAAACCGCCAACCATTAGAAACCCATGACTAAAAGACACATCCCGGCTTGAAACTACCATCAGAAGTCCTTAGAAacgaaaaaacaatttttttagtcGGTGcataattacttaatttttcgTTCTGGTCATCCtacaaagattgaaaatttttcatgaCTGGTGTAGTTGTGGGAAGAGCATTCCTGAGCCTGTTCATCAAAGGAGTTTGTTTTGTCATTTGCTTTCTGTGTTTGAGTCGATGTAAAATTAACAAGTCCATGTACACATGAATACATGCACAACTTTTCAGGTTGGTCTTGTGTGGGAGGATGGCCTTGTCCTTATCCTCTATATCCTCGTCATTAACATGCACCATTagcaaagagaaaagagaagataAGGTGGAAAATACCAAGCATTTGATAAGACAGAATGGGCATTCATGGTATATACAGGAAGGAAACTTTtatatattgtattttatattttataaaaaaaaaatatgcaatattgaaataaaactttaataagtaaattaattcAAGTGAtgttaattatttcattttgaatttcatttaatttattataaaaaatataaaaattatcatgataatttttttaggtctttctttatattttttgcatattggttgaataaaaaaaaaaatctaaattcctaaataaaattgtaaataattataaaaaaaaataatatatatcatcatttattataTATGCTAAATACATCTAAACTAGATAGTTTGATAGAGAATAGATGgattaacataaaatatattttcaagttttttatattattattgaatattataaattatatcatataatatattttttacaacaaaacaatttcaaaatatttagtattatttattttatcattttttaaagttttttcaatatttttataaattttgatccattgataattttttatgataattttctcaatatttCTCCATTATATACATAATATTCAACTTTTCATGTTTTAATGAGAAtggatattaaaataaatacttgaTAAGAATATATATCAGATAAGAGCAACCACATGTCTTTATTCTACCTTATCAAGtgcttattttatatttatgtcttgtcaaatatataaaataagcaTTTGACAAGACAGAATGAAGGTAGGTGGTTGCTCTTATGTATTATTACATTTGACTGGAGATTCCTCcataatttatatatgttaatgtatattaagggtatattatgttatgggctttaggcccagttaggttacttgtaccacacacatatgcctcctatataaaggcaTTGATGTATATTCTTTCACTCAGGAAATACAATATAATCtttcagtatttctaacatggtatcagagccactgcTCTAACCCTTTCTTAGCAGTCTGTCTTCAGTGtgacttcctttctttttaacgCTTCCGCCATCACATCTGCCGCCGCAGCCTTTTGCCATTGAACCTCCGACGTCATCCAGGCGTCGTCCTTGGGTTCCGGACCTGCAGCCACCGTCCTTAAGGAGTTTCACACCGCACAAGATCACTGTTTTTCGCATCATCGCTGCGAATATTGCTCCGATTTCAATTTTGACGGTACCACTGAGATCGTCCAGCGCCGATCTACACATTCGTGGAAACCTCATCGCCATCGGAGCCCGCACATGCCACGTCAGCGCCACGTCAGCCCTAGCTACGTCACCATTGCTGACGTGTCAGTGCCACGCTAGCCCTAGTTGACATCATCTCCACGTCATCCGTTGACCAGCTAACCGTAAATAAGCATTTGATAAGACAGAATGAAAGTAGGTGGTTGCTCTTATGTATTATTACATTTGACTGGAGATTCCTCCGTTGTTTACTTTAGTTGCTCTTACAAAATAAGGTAAAAGAAGTTTAAGGTAATTAGTTTGTCCATATATAAAAGTGGGGCCATGTTATAAGCATTATTATCAAGCATGGTTGAACAGCGTCCACCAACAATCATTCAAGTTAATAAACTAACTGCTATTATGAATAGGGTTAATTCATGTGTACACAAAagtataaagataaaaaaaaatgaaaaaagagatACAACGGATATAGGTGTAAAAACCAGAGAAAAGACCCATGCTTTGTTGTCTCAGTCATTTATCACGTGTAACATTGAAGGAAGCAATAAAACTTCTTCAGGTACATGACCCTCACCCTCCATAAATTTAATCAAACCGACTAGCTCCAAACTCCTTCATAAGCATGGACATTTTGAGTCTCCAATTATTTAGAGGGTGTTCGTtttcttaggtggtgtttgttgttttatttaattttaaataaaattttaatacttaataatgttaaatatgaaattgtttgttttttaaatattttatttctattaaatatttaaaaaaaaatgaacatattattttttatttaaaaaaattcaaatattttggtttttttaattcaacaaaaagtttattagaagttatgaaaaaataaaaaaacaaacaatttaaagtttgaaagcaaattttttttagcaaaaaaattgaaaaaataaataccctcttagttttttattgaaagcaatttgctttcaaatttaagtttttttttttttttttactttgttcatgacttattataaattaatttttgacttaatagaaaaaatcaaaatatttgactttctcCAAATGAAAAAGTAACAtgtgaggttttttttttttttttttttttactttttaatgcttaataaaaataaaatattataaaaacaaataacttaatacttaacaccattaattactatttaattttaagttctatttagaattaaaaaaaaaaacactacattttattttatttttaaaaaaaatataacatgcaCAAACCATAATTAAGTCAATTttacaagtttttaaaattttcaacttttacaaatattatttaattttaaataatatctgAAATCGTAAAATTCCTTTGTTATAGTATTTTGGCATGTCGCATGGCTGCTTTGGTCGATCAATGCTTCATCATGCAAGAGCTTAAAGGAGCACTCATTCAAGCTATGCCATGGGAGAAATAGGCCCGCGTGgccatgtttttaaatatgattctCAAAAAATAGGTTGAAAGAACTGTTTTCTATACTTATTCTCTATTATGCATTTATgtataatacaaatatttttaaagtattcactatctttttaattattacttcaaaaactttataaaaacaattaaaaacactttagatttatttttaaaaataacttaggGACTGTTTAgccatattttctaaaacctgttttttaaaaatattttttattctttaactttaaaatggattttaaaaacaagtttcaaaacACATGACAAATGAGgtcatgttttccttttatttttaaaaatcggtGAAAATAACGTctacttgttctctaaaaattgtcatttatttcactttgtttttaaaaattgttgtaaaacaacaatcaaattgtattaaaaaaatatttaaatagtGTGAGATTTCAATTTATATACTCAATGATCATACAGGATCGTATGTTGAATCATATGAAGAAATTATGCcataattactattaaaattgtACCAACCTGAATCCATGTGTGAATTTGAAGACGGTACAGATCTTCTAAGGCTGATGGAGGGCACCACCTTTCTCTGGATTCTCTCAGGCAATGGGAGCGGGAGAGAGAGCGGTTCTATTCTTTCAAAAGGATGTGATTGATCCAAAAGACACAAACCTAAGcccttttataccctcctgccttagggaccatacccattggttattgggcctcacgggccttaggcccatcatctaaagccCGTGATGACATTGGGTTCTACACATTAGGTGGCCCATACTCAAGATTAAATCAGAaattacatgttaaaaaatagcTTAATCCTGGACAATGTTTAGTATATTGTCGGTCCACATTTATTCTatcaaatagttttctatttttaaaaatagatttctatttttaaaaatagaaaacaatttttaaatcacataacCAAACGGACTATTATACTctaaagaaattttgaaaagaaaacactattttatgtcaaaaaaaattcaaacatgttctctaatttagaaaataatatttagttccaaaaaaatgaaaaactatttttaaaaacactaacCAAAcaaatccatatatatatatatatatatatgaaatattgtTAAAGTTCAACGGGTGTTTAGATAAAGATCAATCATGCTTTGGCTAGTTAATTATACTTTAGCAAAATTATAGGCgtctaattaaatttcaaattatatttatttaatttatttttatgatttaaaataagcttggttttttattataattagatttttattaatGTCTTGTGTtggaagtttttatttttatgtgtgtgtgtgtgtgtgtgttttttggTCCCTTAGACTTGGTAATCAAAGCTCGACTAATAAAGATGCAAACAACCAACAATAATACAATCCAACCATAGTTTTCATGCTAGTAGATCAAGCAAAACTTACACAAGCACAAAAGAATTATCTGATAAATTCCAAGGGAAAAGAATTGAAGGCTTATCTTTCCATCTATCAATCAACATAATCAAAAGGTACATGCATGAGACATCTTAATAAACACTACAAAGAGTAGAAAAGGTGAAGAAAGTTCAACTATAAACTTTAAGAATGCAATTTGCTCTTTTTaaatggagaaaatggaaagagtttgtaattatttttcatagataTTAGCTCTCATCAATGAATTCTTTGAACTTTAATCATATGATTTGAGTACAAGGTAAcaacaattgaaaaattaaagattttacgtggtgtttgtttttttgactttttactgaaagcaatttgttttcagaatttaggttgtttgtttttttacttttttatgacttattataaactttttactaaatagaaaaagccaaaatatgtaactttttctaaatagaaaaaataacatattgatttttctttactttttaatacttaatagaaataaaatattacaaaaacaaacaacttaatattttacattattaaacattaaggttctatttagaattaagtaaaaaaacaaacaccaccttagtgtcATAATGTTACATGAGTTGATGGGTTCCTTACAAGCCCATGAATAATGCTTAAATCACAGGTCATATTGAAGTGGAAGAAGCAACGCAAAGCCAACTAAgtcttaaaaaggaaaaagaggagTCTCAAAATAATTGTAAATCAAGTAAAAAAGGTTAGAGTTCACAAAATAGAAGATAAGGAAATTTTAGATTAGGagaaaaaggaggaagaaatTTTAGTGAAACACTTcaactcaaaataataataataataaatttcatatttaaactacaaaagaaaaaaaaaaaaaaaaaaaaaaaaaaaaaaaaaaaaaaaaagatcattaCAAGTCGAAATGTAAAGGTAGAAGATCGAATGGATTAAATTTTCATGCTAATATTATAGAAGATAAGGGTGCAAATTTAGAGACGTTATTATTAGCATACAATGTTGCagaggaagaaaacaaaaaaaacttggTTTTTGGAGATAGGTTGTAGGAATCATATATGTAGTAGGAAAGATGTGTTTTCCGAGTTAGATGAGACTTTTAGGAATGATATGACAATCCCAGTTCTGGGCAAAAGCAAGATTTCCATTAAACTAAAAAACTggatcaaaaaaaattatttctaatataCTATGTGTTCCAAGTCTTCACCAACATCTATTGAGTGTGAGACAACTTTATAAGGGTATATATGCAAATTTATAAGGGCTTATGTACCATCAGTAATGATCAAAAGGGActaatgaaacaaaattgtttatttcaattaattattaattgtagAAATTTGTCTTCCAATTGACAATAACAATTGGTTATGGCACTTATGTTTTGGGCAGACTGCATTTTGATACTCTAAAATTACTAATcactaaaaatggtttttaggTTGCATTTTATtgattctttaaataaaatttgtgaaacatgtgttttcctaaaaaaaattaaaaaaaaaaaaagagcaaaatCACCCTTTTCCTACAGAAAAATCACGGAAAGTTAGAAAACTTATCTAGttcatttattcatatttatatccAATGGAGGTTTATGCAAATGGAGagatcactttttttttatctttattgatgatttaaGTCAAAAggcttggatttattttttttaaagataaaagtaTATCCATgtgaaaatttaaaagtttttaaaacttatgtattaacaaaaaaaaaaagtaataaattcaaattttgagaaCATAGAGGGGTACTAAATATACTATTTGCgatcatttttttcaatatttatagatcatttttttaatatatatatattgcaaaacaaaaaaaaaaaaaaaatagaacaataaTGAATATCATGAGATGTGTATGGATTTCAAACAATTGCCTAAAAATTTTGGAGCAAGAACAATTTCTTGTGCAATTTATTTATACATGTGCTTATGGAAAGATCTCATAAGAAGCTTCGAGTTATAGTTGGTCATTTAAGCATACTTGGTCATATAAAACATGCTTATGCACACATATTATGAAAGAAACTTGATGATAAATTAATGAGAGAAGTGCATTTTTATTACTTACAATCAAGTGACAAAAGACCGTAAATTATGCAATCCACAAACTAAAAAGGTTATTgtagacccccccccccccccccccccgagACATTGTTTTTACCATTTGAAAAAACTCTAGTCAAAggggttttaaaaaaacaaaaccaatgtATGTCTGTAGACCCGGTCCGAGAGACATGGCTGGCATTTTTCCATCATGAAAATTCTCTGACCACCCCGGGATTTCAACTGGAGGAGGTGGCCAGATTAGATGGGAGAGACAGAGAAGGAGAAAAAGGGGGGGAAAATAGAGGAGGAAGGGAAGATAGCTGGAGGGTTTTCATGAGTTTCATGGGCATTGGAGGGGGATTTTAAGGCGTCTGAAGCAGAACAGGGCTTTAGGGGAGAAGGGCATTCTCAGGTATGAATGTAACAGGTTCATTGTTAGATTTAGATCCTTGCTATCCCTCTgcatttttttgttgatattttggatatttgttgttttgctTGGAGTGGATTGTTGCTTGTTGAGATATAACCTTGAATTCATGCTTGCCATCATCCATCTTAATATGCTCTGTTTCTGTTGTGATTGCGAAATGCCCGAGAAACCCCTCTAATATTTACACGTGATGCTGTTTTTCTTGCCTAATGAGAAGATTCACTGATGATCCATGATGTGAAGCTTCCTTTGAGAACCTTACTATTTGTTTTCTGCTATGCTCtgttccatgtttttttttcttttcttcttcttctttgtttcgGCTACTCTTTGTCCCGGGACCGTGTTCAATGCATGGATGGTGAGAGGGGGATCCCAATCTCTTGCACTAGGCTGCCACTTTCAACAGCCACTTGGATCATCAAGCAGCCACTGTCGGAGGGGGAGCCTGCCGCTTGCCGTCGTCGCCTTCCCCTCCATCAAGATCTCCGTCCAGCGATGGAGATGGCGGAGGGACCAGCAGCGCCGGCCATGGCAGCAGCGGTGCGAGCGCAGCAGAAGCAGCAGCCCCCATTTCCATGCCCCTCGCGTGCCTGTAAAGGCTGCAGCAGTGGGCTCCACATTGTCACCAGGCCGCTGCAGCTGGATGTGTTCGATGGCGGAGGGAGCAGCGCGGCGCGAAGCGCCGACAGTTTGGACCCGCCTCGAAGGCCCCCGGCGAAGCCTCTCATCTCCAGTTCCTCCGTCGCTGTCGCCTGAAGTGGAGAGGAACGTATGATTGAATGGTCCAAAGAGAGAGGAGAATGGACTTGGGCTTTAATGGGCTGGACTCAGATGAGAGGCCCAAGTTTGTGATGGATGTTTGCATTGGGTTTGTTTGTGAAGGCTTTGGGCTTGGGTTTGAAtttggagcccaggcccaagcCTATGCTAAAGATGGAGTCTTTGTCTTAAGCCCATttctactattattattattattattattattattgctattattatcaTTGCTTAAATATGCAAGTCCAACTTTAATCTTCAAATTCAGctttcaaaatccatattctagcaatttaatattattattattaatccaacttttaaagtattattattattattgtcatttcaaaaatcttatcattattattattattattattattattaatccaacttttaaaatattattattattattattattattaattccacttctaaaatattattattattgttactattattaattcaactctcaaaaccttattattattattaattcacactttcaaaaatcttattattgctattattattattaattcaaacttttaaaatcttattattattattatttcaaaatcttattattattattattattattattattattattattattaattcaacttttaaaatcctaatattattattataattattattaaaaatttatactcTAGCCGttcaatttcttaaagttcatttattattactattattattattattattattattattatgattattattattattattaattcaacttttaaaatcctaatattattatcatgattattattattgttattattaaaaatctatactctagtcgttcaatttcttaaagttaatttattattattattattattattattattattattattattattattattatttcaattattattattattaacgaatattattattattattattagctgatattattaattttaattattattattattattgtaattaactagtattattattattattagcggatattattattattattattattatgaaaggatattattattattaattattattattgctattattattattattattattatctttgtcattattattatttgttcaatttttcaaatcttatcattgttattattattattatttaattattattattattactattattattattattatcattgtcattgttattattattattactaattcaaccttcaaaatcttattattgttattattaattattattattattattgctaattcaactttcaaaatcttattattattgttattattaattcgactttcaaaatcttattattattattattattattaattcaactctcaaaatctatattctcgcagtttaatttcttaaagttcatttcttataattactactattattaattc is part of the Vitis riparia cultivar Riparia Gloire de Montpellier isolate 1030 chromosome 17, EGFV_Vit.rip_1.0, whole genome shotgun sequence genome and harbors:
- the LOC117904046 gene encoding uncharacterized protein LOC117904046, whose product is MESTSLSSPTLGTLPFPPVRSCRKKHVRKVVAASNGTSGRDYGGKLVDENMIVLRMRIREMKMLETSESPPSDWMEWEKRYYERYNGDVCEAVGLLQSYLMNIRPSLALGFLALITLSVPISTAVVILHAIEMARGILSGVHLS